Proteins from a genomic interval of Rhodothermus sp.:
- a CDS encoding FlgD immunoglobulin-like domain containing protein, translating into MPSLIAPIDEIRQQAQQYTPGTPAPPNQELDREAFLRLLVTQLRYQDPINPMDSREFAAQLAQFSTVEQLIGINETLAAQTNAYSALAQSIHNSVAAGLVGKVIEAEGDQLTWGGKEPVAFRIELSDAAQQVSIQIRNEAGEVVRTLYLGPRAAGEYDVEWDGRNEDGETLPAGTYTIEVLAANGDGETVAARSFVRGRVTRVTFGPEGILLWIGDRSVPMQSVRGVESG; encoded by the coding sequence ATGCCTTCCCTGATTGCTCCCATCGACGAAATTCGTCAACAGGCCCAGCAGTATACCCCCGGTACACCGGCACCTCCTAATCAGGAGCTGGACCGGGAGGCCTTTCTGCGCCTGCTGGTAACCCAGTTGCGCTACCAGGATCCTATCAATCCGATGGACAGTCGCGAATTTGCGGCGCAGCTGGCTCAGTTTTCCACGGTAGAGCAGCTCATCGGAATCAACGAAACGCTGGCGGCCCAGACCAACGCCTACAGTGCGCTGGCCCAGAGTATTCATAATAGCGTGGCAGCCGGACTGGTGGGTAAGGTGATCGAAGCTGAAGGCGATCAGCTCACCTGGGGCGGCAAAGAACCTGTGGCTTTCCGGATCGAACTCAGTGACGCGGCGCAACAGGTCAGTATCCAGATTCGCAATGAAGCCGGCGAGGTAGTACGCACGCTTTATCTGGGCCCGCGCGCAGCCGGAGAATATGACGTGGAATGGGACGGTCGTAACGAGGACGGCGAGACGCTTCCCGCCGGCACCTACACCATCGAGGTACTTGCCGCCAATGGTGACGGCGAAACGGTAGCCGCTCGTTCTTTTGTACGTGGACGTGTAACCCGTGTGACGTTTGGCCCTGAGGGAATCCTGCTATGGATTGGCGACCGCTCGGTCCCCATGCAATCGGTTCGTGGCGTGGAATCAGGATGA
- the fliJ gene encoding flagellar export protein FliJ: MPGKKFRFSLQSVLRLRKHQTEQAIEALIRLQQERSQLEQRIEAARQQLAQLQRELAANASTTDPVQLRRQEAYWLKAQRQLLRLEQQLEQLRHQEAEARTLVLERRQAEESLERLRERQYARYREAETAAEHAWIDEQATGAYVRKLQQRLS, from the coding sequence ATGCCTGGCAAGAAATTCCGTTTCTCATTGCAAAGTGTACTGCGCTTGCGAAAACATCAGACCGAACAAGCCATCGAAGCGCTGATCCGCCTCCAGCAAGAACGCTCACAGCTGGAGCAGCGCATCGAAGCAGCGCGCCAGCAGCTGGCGCAGCTTCAGCGCGAACTGGCAGCCAACGCTTCGACCACCGATCCAGTGCAGTTGCGTCGCCAGGAGGCCTACTGGTTAAAAGCCCAACGGCAGCTGCTTCGGCTGGAGCAACAACTTGAACAGCTACGGCACCAGGAAGCCGAGGCCCGTACCCTGGTGCTGGAGCGTCGCCAGGCCGAAGAATCACTCGAGCGACTGCGCGAACGGCAATACGCACGCTACCGAGAAGCTGAAACAGCTGCCGAGCATGCCTGGATCGACGAGCAGGCTACAGGTGCTTATGTCCGTAAGCTGCAGCAGCGTCTGTCATGA
- a CDS encoding flagellar biosynthesis protein: MNVQELAARVQPVPGRVDLPSQAPRTHDPPTTSFAEALRQVQTPEIGVRLSAHARQRIAQRGIAFDDVLARQLTRAVQELSAKGAREALVLHQEAAFIVSVTNRTVVTALGRQEMHQRIFTQIDSAYLL, from the coding sequence ATGAACGTACAGGAACTGGCAGCGCGCGTGCAGCCTGTGCCGGGGAGGGTAGATCTCCCATCGCAGGCACCACGCACGCACGATCCACCCACAACATCATTCGCCGAGGCGCTGCGCCAGGTGCAGACACCGGAGATAGGCGTGCGCCTGTCCGCCCATGCTCGTCAGCGCATTGCCCAACGCGGTATCGCCTTTGACGACGTTTTAGCCCGACAACTTACTCGCGCCGTGCAGGAGTTGTCGGCCAAAGGCGCACGCGAAGCACTGGTATTGCACCAAGAGGCTGCCTTCATTGTAAGCGTCACCAACCGTACCGTGGTGACAGCCCTCGGCCGTCAGGAAATGCACCAGCGGATTTTCACTCAGATTGACAGTGCTTACCTCCTGTAA